The proteins below are encoded in one region of Hemitrygon akajei unplaced genomic scaffold, sHemAka1.3 Scf000052, whole genome shotgun sequence:
- the LOC140721198 gene encoding uncharacterized protein — protein MSTRSSIKSLSKSSSSCDRGSRASSKATQARAKAEAAKVRARFAKEELEVKMKAAAREAENQKEKAAREAEAAAREAENQKEAAAREAENQKEKAAREAEAAAREAENELERKRVEARLEALKLEREAAAAEVEAELIEDAEEMHDPKDGKSTSEKIGLERTRDYVQSQMEWKTLSSSPYLFDNVPLHEESWRGPTASRPSEEDNLPSQLRDEPRNARAHDKYFSTPNLPDLGRREAKTESRPANPITDVRPQSCTCGHVPSARTPPADESAARYFTRRDLVTSGLYQFDDKPENYRAWYSTFTNAIDGFQLRATQELDLMAKWLGKESCEQVRRMRSVYINKPELALKKAWERLQEGYGAPEIIEAALCQRLGNFPKVSAKDHTKLREFGDLLMEIQGAKEDGHSAGLVYLDTPTGIRQLVDKLPFGLQDRWLSVASDYKEEHEGQFPPFEYFTRFVCKEAKKRNDPSLIGPGSSTIYTKPDKSTSNNSNITKPVSALKTEVLTTNNDSSKNCPLHNKPHPLKRCRTFREKPLEEKKMRQVSVDRYGVEVVTNRECLVPMPNAAGDGNTVIFAK, from the coding sequence atgtcaacccgatccagcatcaagtcgttgtcaaagtcatcgtcatcctgcgacaggggcagtagggcatcaagtaaggccacccaagcaagagcgaaagcagaagccgccaaggtgcgagcgcgctttgccaaagaagaattagaagtaaagatgaaagcggctgccagagaagccgaaaaccagaaggaaaaggctgccagagaagccgaagcggctgccagagaagccgaaaaccagaaggaagcggccgccagagaagccgaaaaccagaaggaaaaggccgccagagaagccgaagcggctgccagagaagccgaaaacgaattggaaaggaaaagggtagaggcacggttagaagcgctgaagctagaacgagaagcagcagctgccgaggtggaagcagagttaatagaagacgccgaagaaatgcatgatccgaaggacggaaaatctacctcagaaaagatcggattggaacgtacaagggactatgtccaatctcaaatggaatggaagactctttcttcctctccttacttattcgataacgtcccacttcacgaggagtcttggagaggcccgacggcatcacgtccatccgaggaagataatttaccctcgcaactccgcgatgaacccaggaatgcaagggctcacgacaagtacttctcgacaccgaacttaccggatttggggagaagagaggcaaagactgagtccagaccagcaaatcccataacagatgtacgccctcagtcatgtacctgtggacatgttccctcagcccgcacgccacctgcagacgaatccgcagcacggtatttcacacgacgggatctcgtcacttcaggactataccagttcgacgataaacctgaaaattaccgtgcatggtactccactttcaccaacgctatcgacggattccagctcagagcaacccaggagttggatcttatggcaaaatggctgggaaaagaatcatgtgaacaggtgagacgcatgcgttcagtgtacatcaacaaacccgagctagcattgaagaaagcatgggagagacttcaggagggctacggagcccccgaaattattgaggcggcgctatgccaacgtttgggaaattttcctaaggtgtcagccaaggaccacaccaagctaagagaattcggagatttactcatggagattcaaggcgccaaagaagatggccactcagctggtctagtatacctagacactccaaccgggattagacaactcgtggacaaacttccatttgggctgcaggacaggtggttgtccgttgcctcagattacaaggaagaacacgaaggtcaattccctcccttcgagtatttcaccaggttcgtgtgcaaggaggcgaagaagcgaaacgatcctagcctcataggtccaggaagcagtacaatttacaccaagccagataaatccacttcgaataattccaacattactaaaccagtctcagcgcttaagactgaagtccttacaactaacaacgactctagcaagaattgtccattgcataacaaaccccaccccctcaaaagatgcagaacatttagggaaaaaccccttgaagagaagaag